A region from the Brachyspira pilosicoli genome encodes:
- the trpS gene encoding tryptophan--tRNA ligase: MNNNKKIMLSGIQPTGSLHIGNYLGALKNWADILDEYYGFFCIVDYHAITIEYDVKEMQKRIINAAVEYLASGLDPKKCSIFVQSDVRAHTELAWIFNSIIPVAELERMTQYKDKSRKNVENINAALLTYPSLMAADILLYHPDIVPVGEDQEQHVELTRMIVRKFNNRFGEYFKEPDTYHGKVLRILGLDGVNKMSKSLNNHIALSLTAEETEKLIMQKAMTDTNRKLKTDKGNPDICNVYSYHKIFSSEEEQKEVCEGCKNASIGCVQCKRMLAANINKELAPIRENINKYSNDLDYVYDVLKEGAKNASEVAEKTLYEVRDLMGLNDRKRK, from the coding sequence ATGAATAATAATAAAAAAATAATGTTAAGCGGAATACAGCCTACAGGTTCGCTTCATATAGGTAACTATCTTGGAGCTTTGAAAAATTGGGCTGATATACTTGATGAGTATTATGGCTTTTTTTGTATAGTTGATTATCATGCTATTACTATAGAATATGATGTAAAAGAGATGCAAAAAAGAATAATTAATGCTGCTGTAGAATATTTAGCTTCAGGACTTGATCCTAAAAAATGTTCTATATTTGTGCAGTCTGATGTGAGGGCTCATACTGAACTTGCTTGGATATTTAATTCTATTATACCTGTAGCAGAATTAGAAAGAATGACACAGTACAAAGATAAATCAAGAAAGAATGTTGAAAATATTAATGCAGCTTTACTTACATATCCGTCATTAATGGCTGCTGATATTTTACTTTATCACCCTGATATAGTGCCTGTTGGTGAAGACCAAGAACAGCATGTTGAGCTTACAAGAATGATAGTAAGAAAGTTTAATAATAGATTTGGAGAATATTTTAAAGAGCCAGACACTTATCATGGTAAGGTGTTAAGAATATTAGGTCTTGACGGCGTAAACAAAATGAGTAAGTCATTAAATAATCACATAGCATTATCGCTTACAGCAGAAGAAACAGAAAAACTAATAATGCAAAAAGCTATGACAGACACTAATAGAAAATTAAAAACGGATAAAGGTAATCCTGATATTTGTAATGTTTATTCTTATCATAAAATTTTCTCAAGCGAAGAGGAACAAAAAGAAGTTTGCGAAGGCTGTAAAAATGCTTCTATTGGATGCGTACAATGTAAGAGAATGCTCGCAGCAAATATTAATAAAGAATTAGCTCCCATAAGAGAAAATATAAATAAATATTCTAATGATTTAGATTATGTTTATGATGTTCTTAAAGAGGGGGCAAAGAATGCTTCAGAAGTAGCTGAAAAGACACTTTATGAAGTACGCGATTTGATGGGGCTTAATGACCGCAAGAGAAAATAA
- a CDS encoding regulatory iron-sulfur-containing complex subunit RicT, which translates to MIKNVAHVKFRDSNFGKFEHAHIENINIKDACIVETDEGIELGYIVNFEDIDMEAFNSNNVEDSSQENMSEDTTTDEEISEEMKDMVDDEAHIVKPKKNKIFNIVRKATEDDLKQHSKNKEDAVEAFKICKEKVNNHNLDLKLISSYYFLDRAKLLFEFIAEERIDFRELVKDLAAHFKTRIELRQIGVRDEARAIGGCGICGRELCCRVKNGKFETITIKMAKEQSMLLNTMKISGQCGRLMCCLAHEYKAYCALKKDLPKVGTKLIFNNTPASIKDLNPLNKTLLVETEDKRLFYINANELENQNGVLVANIKAE; encoded by the coding sequence ATGATAAAAAATGTAGCTCATGTAAAGTTTAGAGATTCCAATTTTGGCAAGTTTGAACATGCACATATAGAAAACATAAATATAAAAGATGCTTGTATTGTAGAGACTGATGAGGGGATTGAGTTGGGATATATTGTTAATTTTGAAGATATAGATATGGAAGCATTTAATAGTAACAATGTAGAAGATAGCAGTCAAGAAAATATGTCTGAAGACACTACAACTGACGAAGAGATATCTGAAGAGATGAAAGATATGGTGGATGATGAAGCTCATATAGTAAAACCTAAAAAAAATAAAATATTTAATATAGTAAGAAAAGCAACAGAAGATGATTTAAAACAGCATAGTAAAAATAAAGAAGATGCTGTTGAGGCTTTTAAAATCTGCAAAGAAAAAGTTAATAATCATAATTTAGATTTGAAACTTATTAGCTCTTATTATTTTCTTGATAGGGCAAAATTATTATTTGAGTTTATAGCAGAGGAAAGAATTGACTTTAGGGAGCTTGTAAAAGATTTGGCAGCACATTTTAAGACACGCATAGAATTAAGGCAGATTGGAGTTAGAGATGAGGCTAGGGCTATAGGAGGATGCGGAATATGCGGCAGAGAATTATGCTGCAGGGTAAAAAACGGCAAGTTTGAAACTATCACTATAAAAATGGCAAAAGAGCAAAGCATGCTTTTAAATACAATGAAAATATCAGGACAATGCGGAAGACTTATGTGCTGTTTGGCTCATGAATATAAAGCTTATTGTGCTCTTAAAAAGGATTTGCCTAAAGTAGGAACTAAATTAATATTTAATAATACTCCTGCTTCTATAAAAGATTTGAATCCTTTAAATAAAACTTTATTAGTTGAAACAGAAGATAAGAGATTATTTTATATAAATGCTAATGAGTTAGAAAATCAAAATGGTGTTTTGGTTGCTAATATAAAGGCAGAATAA
- the nadE gene encoding NAD(+) synthase encodes MKIAISQFEIIPSMPVINASKMIKYIEEARENNSDIIVFPELSVSGYMVGDMWESESFVRECERLGEEIIKASKDIYVIFGNIALDKAKKNFDGRVRKYNALFVAKDGKLIDNNTTEYNFFIKTLLPNYKEFDDSRHFYSLKDLALENDVSIKKYLKPLEIEINKQKIKLGLTICEDMWDKNYNVNPMEIMKDDVDMFINISSSFYVLENETKKNNMFSDIAKKYNKPLIYANNVGIQNNGKNVFTFDGSSRVYDEKGKLLLKGDRYKEEVYYIEFDDNKKAKEEITVKEENEYKLIYDTVIYGIRKFMKSIGMNRVVIGVSGGIDSALSSAMYVSALGADNVLLVNMPSKFNSNTTKNLAKSLSDNLGCAYMVMPIQESVDYTIKQLETSPMIRDGKESFLKVSSFVTENIQARDRSSRILAAIAASFGGVFTCNANKTETIIGYSTMYGDSAGFFACLGDLWKYQIYGLARYVNDKVYKREVIPEGTINIVPSAELSTAQAVDEGKGDPVKYDYHDYLFKTMFESWNRVIPEDVLGWYIDGVLEEKIGCKKGLLKKYFKTDIEFIEDLEKWWKQYTGMGVSKRIQAPPILSISKRAFGNGSKEAQNGVYYTARYLQLKNEILNK; translated from the coding sequence ATGAAGATAGCTATAAGCCAATTTGAAATAATACCTTCTATGCCGGTGATAAACGCCAGTAAAATGATTAAATATATTGAAGAAGCAAGGGAAAATAATTCAGATATCATTGTTTTTCCAGAGCTTTCTGTTTCTGGGTATATGGTTGGAGATATGTGGGAGAGTGAGTCATTTGTAAGAGAATGCGAAAGACTTGGAGAAGAGATAATAAAAGCTTCTAAAGATATATATGTTATTTTTGGTAATATTGCTTTAGATAAAGCTAAAAAAAACTTTGACGGAAGAGTGAGAAAATATAATGCATTGTTTGTAGCAAAAGATGGAAAACTTATAGACAATAATACAACAGAATATAATTTCTTTATAAAAACTCTTCTTCCAAATTATAAAGAGTTTGATGACAGCAGACATTTTTATAGCTTAAAAGATTTAGCTTTAGAAAATGATGTTAGCATAAAAAAATATTTAAAACCATTAGAGATAGAAATTAATAAACAAAAAATAAAATTAGGCTTAACTATATGCGAAGATATGTGGGATAAAAATTATAATGTAAACCCTATGGAAATAATGAAAGATGATGTTGATATGTTTATTAATATATCTAGTTCTTTTTATGTTTTAGAAAATGAAACAAAAAAGAATAATATGTTTTCTGATATAGCAAAAAAATATAATAAGCCATTAATATATGCTAATAATGTAGGCATTCAAAACAATGGTAAGAACGTTTTTACTTTTGACGGAAGCAGCAGAGTATATGATGAAAAAGGTAAACTACTTTTGAAGGGTGATAGATATAAAGAAGAAGTATACTATATAGAGTTTGATGATAATAAAAAAGCAAAAGAAGAGATAACAGTAAAAGAAGAAAATGAATACAAGCTAATATACGATACAGTTATTTACGGCATAAGAAAGTTTATGAAATCTATTGGAATGAATAGAGTAGTTATAGGGGTGTCTGGAGGAATAGATTCTGCATTATCATCTGCAATGTATGTTAGTGCTTTAGGTGCTGATAATGTTTTACTTGTGAATATGCCTAGCAAGTTTAATTCTAATACAACAAAAAACCTTGCAAAGAGTTTATCTGATAATTTAGGCTGTGCTTATATGGTAATGCCTATACAAGAGTCTGTTGATTATACTATAAAACAACTTGAAACTTCTCCTATGATTAGAGATGGAAAAGAAAGTTTCTTGAAAGTATCATCATTTGTTACAGAAAACATACAGGCAAGAGACCGCTCTTCAAGAATACTCGCTGCCATAGCTGCAAGTTTTGGAGGAGTGTTTACCTGTAATGCAAACAAAACAGAAACTATTATTGGTTATTCTACTATGTATGGAGATAGTGCTGGTTTTTTTGCTTGTTTAGGTGATTTATGGAAGTATCAAATATATGGACTTGCAAGATATGTTAATGATAAAGTTTATAAAAGAGAAGTTATTCCAGAGGGTACAATAAATATCGTTCCAAGTGCTGAGCTTTCAACTGCACAGGCTGTAGATGAAGGCAAGGGGGACCCTGTAAAATATGATTATCATGATTATTTATTTAAAACTATGTTTGAATCATGGAATAGAGTCATACCTGAAGATGTTTTAGGGTGGTATATTGATGGTGTTTTGGAAGAGAAGATTGGGTGTAAAAAAGGATTATTAAAAAAATATTTTAAAACTGATATTGAGTTTATAGAGGATTTAGAGAAATGGTGGAAGCAATATACTGGAATGGGTGTTTCAAAAAGAATACAGGCTCCTCCTATACTTTCAATTAGTAAGAGGGCTTTTGGAAATGGAAGTAAAGAGGCTCAAAATGGTGTTTATTATACTGCAAGATATTTACAACTAAAGAATGAAATATTAAATAAATAA
- a CDS encoding pyridoxamine 5'-phosphate oxidase family protein codes for MRRKEFNFNNKKEIENMLNTIEYGVMALPDKIPYAVPISFCYKDNEIYFHGAPSGRKYEILKTNPKISFTASKTYSYMPSTFKNNTMTPTQFYFSIYIEGEVTLIDINEVERRKNILYELVKKYEKDNTSLSIEHKMFEYAHKPMLVGVIKIENITAKAKFGQNMSDEEINILIKDLEKRGEKIDLETIEMMKNVRK; via the coding sequence ATGAGAAGAAAAGAGTTTAATTTTAATAATAAAAAAGAAATAGAAAATATGCTAAATACTATAGAATATGGTGTTATGGCATTGCCAGATAAAATACCTTACGCTGTCCCTATAAGTTTTTGCTATAAAGACAATGAAATATATTTTCACGGAGCTCCAAGCGGAAGAAAATACGAAATATTAAAGACTAATCCTAAAATATCTTTTACAGCTTCAAAAACATACTCATATATGCCGTCAACATTCAAAAATAATACTATGACACCAACACAATTTTATTTTTCAATATATATTGAAGGAGAAGTAACTCTAATAGATATAAACGAAGTTGAAAGAAGAAAAAATATATTATATGAATTAGTAAAAAAATATGAAAAAGATAACACTAGTTTGTCAATAGAACACAAAATGTTTGAATATGCTCATAAGCCAATGTTAGTAGGAGTAATAAAAATAGAAAACATCACAGCAAAGGCAAAATTCGGACAAAATATGAGTGATGAAGAAATAAATATATTAATAAAAGACTTAGAAAAAAGAGGCGAAAAAATAGACTTAGAAACAATAGAGATGATGAAAAATGTAAGAAAATAA
- the gmk gene encoding guanylate kinase produces MSNIVVITAPSAAGKTTLIKKYMSKHSNAMFSVSHTTRNIREGEVDGKDYYFIDKDTFQKMIDNGDFIEWANVHDNYYGTSFKELEKANDEKVILILDIDIQGALFLKEKGIHANYIFIEPPSIDDLKARLEARGTESEESMKIRIQNAKRELEYKNKFDIIIKNDEIDVAYKQLEEAINSKL; encoded by the coding sequence ATGAGTAATATAGTAGTAATAACAGCTCCATCGGCAGCTGGTAAAACAACTTTAATAAAAAAATATATGTCAAAACACTCAAATGCAATGTTCAGTGTGTCTCATACAACTAGAAATATTAGAGAAGGTGAAGTTGACGGAAAAGATTACTACTTTATAGATAAAGATACTTTCCAAAAAATGATAGATAATGGCGATTTTATTGAATGGGCTAATGTTCATGATAATTATTATGGCACTTCTTTTAAAGAATTAGAAAAAGCTAATGATGAAAAAGTTATATTAATATTAGATATAGACATACAAGGAGCTTTATTCTTAAAAGAAAAGGGTATACACGCCAATTATATATTTATAGAGCCTCCTTCTATAGATGATTTGAAAGCAAGATTAGAGGCAAGAGGAACTGAATCTGAAGAAAGTATGAAAATTAGAATACAGAATGCTAAAAGAGAATTAGAATATAAAAATAAATTTGATATTATTATAAAAAATGATGAAATTGATGTAGCTTATAAACAATTAGAAGAAGCTATAAATTCAAAATTATAA